The following proteins are encoded in a genomic region of Necator americanus strain Aroian chromosome II, whole genome shotgun sequence:
- a CDS encoding hypothetical protein (NECATOR_CHRII.G8772.T1): protein MYHKVLYVCTFVSVSYAIWPRGIKPGESAALDLVMRVSRMTSKDLNYIRNLQFWGKNDDEILEQVRRDDPILYEKITKLRAKYVKLSSEARDYIDDVFRMAVEHTRSFNIEQYFTPEQIGEAIRLVGQYKNLPFRLELEKAFPDIDAYPPLIENYNDV from the exons ATGTATCACAAGGTTCTCTACGTGTGTACATTCGTATCTGTTTCCTATGCAATTTGGCCGCGTGGAATAAAGCCAG GCGAAAGCGCTGCTCTCGATCTCGTTATGCGAGTATCCAGAATGACTTCTAAGGATCTCAACTATATCCGCAATCTTCAATTTTGGGGGAAAAATGACGATGAG ATTCTGGAGCAAGTAAGACGTGACGATCCGATCCTTTACGAGAAAATAACGAAACTACGTGCTAAATACGTGAAATTATCCAGTGAAGCTAGGGATTATATAGATGAT GTGTTTCGTATGGCCGTGGAACATACCCGCTCATTCAATATAGAACAATATTTCACACCAGAACAAATTGGTGAAGCTATACG GCTTGTTGGACAGTACAAAAACCTTCCTTTTCGCCTAGAACTAGAGAAAGCGTTCCCTGATATTGATGCTTATCCGCCGTTGATTGAAAACTACAACGACGTATAA
- a CDS encoding hypothetical protein (NECATOR_CHRII.G8773.T1), with protein sequence MSRETMALSGGDVIGNTPLLKLNKVTEGLEATIAVKLEYMNPAGSVKDRIAFNMIETAEKEGKITPGKTVLIEPTSGNMGIALAYCAALKGYKLILTMPSSMSVERRALLKAYGAEVVLTDPAIAVKGAIERAKELAALIPNSHILNQFANPANPEAHYRTTGPEIWKQTDGKVDLVCFGVGSGGTCTGVGRYLKEQNPNIQVHPVEPFESSVINGLPHSPHKIQGMGIGMIPEVLDRSLFTEALRVHSDDAIAMAKRLAKEEAILGGISSGANVCAAMQLAKRPENKGKLIVTTVNSYGERYLSTALYADIREKAAAMDQMSLEESIAAVKVFLGN encoded by the exons CTGTAAAACTCGAGTACATGAATCCGGCCGGATCGGTAAAGGACCGCATCGCCTTCAATATGATTGAAACTGCTGagaaagagggaaaaataACTCCCGGAAAAACGGTACTGATCGAGCCGACCAGCGGGAATATGGGCATAGCGTTGGCATATTGTGCTGCCCTGAAAGG CTACAAGTTAATTTTGACGATGCCGTCATCGATGAGTGTTGAACGGCGAGCACTTCTGAAGGCTTACGGTGCAGAG GTTGTGCTCACCGATCCTGCAATCGCTGTGAAGGGAGCCATCGAGCGGGCAAAGGAATTGGCGGCGCTGATACCGAATTCACATATTTTGAATCAG TTTGCTAATCCTGCTAATCCTGAAGCCCACTACCGTACGACCGGACCTGAGATTTGGAAGCAGACAGATgggaag GTCGACCTCGTTTGCTTCGGTGTGGGCTCGGGAGGGACCTGCACCGGTGTGGGACGGTATCTCAAGGAGCAGAACCCAAATATTCAG GTGCATCCAGTCGAACCATTCGAATCATCTGTTATCAATGGGCTACCGCATAGTCCGCATAAGATACAAG GCATGGGTATTGGTATGATCCCAGAAGTGCTCGATCGTTCTCTGTTCACCGAGGCTCTTCGTGTCCATTCCGATGATGCTATTGCCATGGCGAAGAGGCTAGCCAAGGAAGAGGCGATCCTTGGTGGAATATCGTCCGGCGCAAATGTTTGTGCTGCAATGCAG CTCGCAAAACGTCCGgaaaataaagggaaattAATCGTTACCACCGTGAATAGTTATGGAGAACGTTATCT ATCCACAGCGTTGTACGCTGATATACGTGAAAAAGCTGCTGCGATGGACCAAATGTCACTTGAGGAATCCATAGCGGCAGTGAAAGTGTTCCTTGGGAATTAA